Proteins encoded by one window of Mycolicibacterium cosmeticum:
- a CDS encoding peptidoglycan recognition protein family protein — translation MPSRRPWTGDPVWLADVLRAEGLDVVEYPGWRDRGHGDFEDIRGVMVHHTGSDTATAASIAAGRPDLAGPLSQLHIARDGTVTVVALGVAWHAGVGMYPWVPANMGNWHLIGIECANTGTGPLAPHRENWPDAQYFALVDCCAAINRRLGQTSARTIGHKEYAGYAQGKWDPGAIDMTELRRDIGARIGVLTDPAPDRRPPVPVGEYTGILLFAGSRGPQVAELQRRLKHAYASYAGDLEIDGIFGPETEAAVREFQRRTPGLVVDGIVGPATAAALRLRVITQA, via the coding sequence GTGCCGTCGAGGCGACCATGGACGGGTGACCCGGTCTGGCTGGCCGATGTGCTGCGGGCCGAGGGGCTCGACGTGGTCGAGTACCCGGGCTGGCGGGACCGTGGACACGGTGATTTCGAGGACATCCGCGGGGTGATGGTGCATCACACCGGTTCGGATACCGCCACCGCGGCGTCGATCGCCGCCGGCCGGCCGGACCTGGCGGGGCCGTTGTCGCAGCTGCACATCGCCAGGGATGGGACGGTGACGGTGGTCGCGCTCGGCGTGGCCTGGCACGCCGGCGTCGGCATGTATCCGTGGGTGCCCGCCAACATGGGCAACTGGCATCTGATCGGCATCGAATGCGCCAACACCGGTACCGGCCCTCTGGCGCCGCACCGCGAGAACTGGCCGGACGCACAGTATTTCGCGCTGGTCGACTGCTGCGCGGCGATCAACCGCAGGCTGGGACAGACATCGGCCAGGACCATCGGGCACAAGGAGTACGCGGGCTACGCCCAGGGCAAGTGGGATCCCGGGGCCATCGACATGACGGAGCTGCGTCGCGATATCGGCGCCCGCATCGGGGTGCTGACCGACCCGGCACCGGACCGTCGGCCGCCGGTGCCGGTGGGCGAATACACCGGCATCCTGTTGTTCGCGGGGTCGCGGGGCCCGCAGGTCGCCGAATTACAGCGACGGCTCAAGCACGCCTACGCGTCCTACGCCGGCGATCTGGAGATCGACGGCATCTTCGGTCCGGAAACCGAGGCCGCGGTGCGCGAATTCCAGCGCCGAACGCCCGGCCTGGTGGTCGACGGCATCGTGGGGCCCGCGACCGCGGCGGCGTTGCGGCTCAGGGTGATAACGCAGGCTTAA
- a CDS encoding sensor histidine kinase produces MPVRRWWPATSRWSLAGQAIALQIVVVVLVVLAGTGLALLDARRDGDDAARQQMIGIATALADSPSTALAIESGSATRTLQPVTEAVRKATGIAFITIMAPDGIRFTHTDPTQIGGHYLGTLEPALRGQTFTEVYTGTLGPSIRAVAPVRASDGRIVGLVSAGITRQTLAQRWRSQISTIAAVTAAALAISLAGAWAIRRRLLRQTHGLRPDELRVMYDHHDAVLHSVSEGLIVLDGDGVALVNDEARRLLGLPDGPVTRADLPEFLRSQDPGVRDELQVTEERVLVVNRASVADQRGERGRASASEVVTIRDRTELQGALGELSALKVLTDSLRAQAHEQANKLHTVITMVEMGRPEDAVRFATDELELSQRLVDRLSQSVREPALVALLLGKAAQADERGITLTVTEDTQLSADIPLTGQEIVTVLGNLIDNALDACDRDEPWVEVTVNQDDQALMIKVADSGPGMDPATFERALRRGYSTKSDAAGHGLGLALVAQVVNRHGGTVAAELTYGSVVTVTVPR; encoded by the coding sequence GTGCCGGTGCGCAGGTGGTGGCCGGCCACGTCACGGTGGTCGCTGGCAGGTCAGGCGATCGCGCTCCAGATCGTGGTGGTGGTGTTGGTGGTGCTGGCCGGCACCGGTCTGGCCCTGCTGGATGCCCGCCGGGACGGCGACGACGCGGCGCGCCAGCAGATGATCGGCATCGCCACCGCCCTGGCCGATTCCCCGTCGACCGCGCTGGCCATCGAATCAGGTTCGGCGACAAGGACTCTGCAACCGGTGACCGAAGCGGTGCGCAAGGCCACCGGAATCGCCTTCATCACCATCATGGCCCCCGACGGCATCCGTTTCACCCACACCGATCCCACCCAGATCGGCGGTCACTACCTGGGCACGCTGGAGCCCGCGCTGCGGGGCCAGACGTTCACCGAGGTCTACACCGGAACACTGGGCCCCTCGATCCGGGCGGTTGCGCCGGTGCGCGCGTCCGACGGCCGGATCGTCGGGCTGGTGTCCGCGGGCATCACCCGCCAGACCCTGGCGCAGCGCTGGCGGTCGCAGATCAGCACCATCGCGGCGGTCACCGCGGCGGCGCTGGCCATCTCGTTGGCCGGCGCATGGGCGATCCGGCGCCGGTTGTTGCGGCAGACCCACGGCCTGCGGCCGGACGAGCTGCGGGTGATGTATGACCATCATGACGCCGTCCTGCATTCGGTGTCGGAGGGACTGATCGTGCTGGATGGTGACGGCGTGGCGCTGGTCAACGACGAGGCGCGCCGGCTGCTGGGGCTGCCGGACGGGCCGGTGACCCGTGCCGACCTGCCGGAGTTCCTGCGCAGCCAGGATCCGGGCGTCCGCGACGAACTGCAGGTCACCGAGGAGCGGGTGCTGGTGGTCAACCGGGCATCGGTGGCCGATCAGCGCGGGGAGCGGGGCAGGGCGTCGGCCTCCGAGGTGGTGACCATCCGCGACCGCACCGAGTTACAGGGTGCGCTTGGCGAACTGAGCGCCCTCAAGGTGCTCACCGATTCGTTGCGCGCGCAGGCGCACGAGCAGGCGAACAAACTGCACACCGTCATCACCATGGTGGAGATGGGCCGCCCGGAGGACGCGGTGCGGTTCGCCACCGACGAACTGGAACTGTCGCAGCGGCTGGTCGACCGGCTGTCGCAGTCCGTGCGCGAACCCGCGCTGGTGGCGCTGTTGCTGGGCAAGGCGGCTCAGGCCGATGAGCGCGGCATCACGCTGACCGTCACCGAGGACACGCAGCTGTCCGCCGATATCCCGCTGACGGGCCAGGAGATCGTCACCGTGCTGGGCAATCTGATCGACAATGCCCTCGACGCCTGCGATCGGGACGAGCCGTGGGTCGAGGTCACGGTGAACCAGGACGACCAGGCGCTGATGATCAAGGTGGCCGACAGCGGCCCCGGCATGGACCCGGCGACGTTCGAGCGGGCCCTGCGGCGCGGGTATTCGACCAAGAGCGATGCCGCGGGTCATGGTCTGGGCCTGGCGCTGGTGGCCCAGGTGGTGAACCGGCACGGCGGGACGGTGGCCGCGGAGTTGACGTATGGCTCGGTGGTCACCGTGACGGTGCCGCGGTGA
- a CDS encoding YncE family protein: MNESRTAYAGSVQIGRGAIADVAADATTIVVANHGDDSVTVVRPDTVAAPAVVDVAGEPTAIALADDRAYVITSTAEVDTVVVVDTRANAVLASYPLAFTATAVEVSRDGKRAYVARTGNDHVDIAVIDTTAERVGTIDIPAGVGASIDGLRIAPSGRELYAAVTTVTGSRLLMIDTETATVRKSLSIGAPIRDLALTKTTAYVLTSDLTALGKIVVVDLAAFTVTGTVAAGALPIQMALSADGSRAYVVDYDQVAVLCTVTNDVLETITVGSRPTALALSGQGDRLYVADVDGRITAFRVTPPSPMYSPFEAVAFTEARQLEPVGV, encoded by the coding sequence GTGAACGAATCCCGGACCGCGTACGCGGGGTCGGTGCAGATCGGGCGGGGCGCCATCGCGGACGTCGCCGCCGACGCCACCACCATCGTCGTGGCCAACCACGGCGACGACTCGGTCACCGTGGTGCGCCCTGACACCGTCGCGGCCCCGGCCGTGGTCGACGTGGCGGGTGAGCCCACCGCCATCGCACTCGCCGATGACCGCGCCTACGTGATCACCAGCACCGCCGAGGTCGACACCGTCGTGGTGGTCGACACCCGGGCCAACGCCGTGCTGGCCAGCTACCCGCTGGCCTTCACCGCCACCGCCGTCGAGGTGAGCCGCGACGGCAAGCGCGCCTACGTCGCGCGCACCGGCAACGACCACGTCGACATCGCCGTCATCGACACCACCGCCGAGCGGGTGGGCACCATCGACATCCCCGCCGGCGTCGGTGCCTCCATCGACGGGCTGCGCATCGCCCCGTCCGGGCGCGAGCTCTACGCCGCCGTCACCACCGTCACGGGCAGCCGCCTGCTGATGATCGACACCGAGACGGCCACCGTGCGCAAGTCGCTGTCCATCGGGGCGCCGATCCGCGATCTCGCGCTCACCAAGACCACCGCCTACGTGCTCACCTCGGACCTGACCGCGCTGGGCAAGATCGTCGTGGTGGACCTGGCCGCCTTCACCGTCACCGGAACCGTGGCGGCCGGCGCGCTGCCGATCCAGATGGCGCTCTCGGCCGATGGCTCGCGCGCCTACGTGGTGGACTACGACCAGGTGGCGGTGCTGTGCACGGTCACCAACGACGTGCTCGAGACCATCACGGTCGGTTCGCGGCCCACCGCCCTGGCCCTCAGCGGCCAGGGGGACCGGCTCTACGTTGCCGATGTGGACGGCCGGATCACCGCGTTCCGGGTGACCCCGCCGTCGCCGATGTACTCGCCGTTCGAGGCGGTGGCCTTCACCGAGGCCCGGCAGCTGGAGCCGGTCGGCGTCTAA
- a CDS encoding cation:dicarboxylate symporter family transporter, which produces MTSTTDTPAKKRDRTHWLYIAVIAAVVIGVAVGLLAPSIGKDVGVLGTMFVSLIKMMIAPVIFCTIVLGIGSVRKAATVGRVGGLAFAYFLIMSTIALGIGLVVGNLLKPGSGMHLSEKAAGQGAALAEKAHEAGGLMDFVTHIIPTTLLSSLTEGNVLQALFVALLVGFALQAMGTAGEPILRGVEHLQKLVFKVLTMILWLAPIGAFGAIANVVAQTGWSAVTQLLALMLGFYLTCFVFVFGVLGVLMRAVSGVSIFKLVRYLAREYLLIFSTSSSESALPRLIAKMEHLGVDRSTVGVVVPTGYSFNLDGTAIYLTMASLFIADAMGHPLSLGEQLSLLVFMIVASKGAAGVSGAGMATLAGGLQSHRPDLLDGVGLIVGIDRFMSEARAVTNFSGNAVATVLVGSWTKTIDRARVDAVLRGDVPFDELTMVDSDHGGRAEEPASARVPVPA; this is translated from the coding sequence ATGACCTCCACCACGGACACGCCCGCGAAGAAGCGGGACCGCACGCACTGGCTCTATATCGCCGTCATCGCCGCCGTCGTCATCGGCGTCGCCGTCGGCCTGCTCGCCCCGTCGATCGGCAAGGACGTCGGCGTCCTGGGCACCATGTTCGTCAGCCTGATCAAGATGATGATCGCGCCGGTCATCTTCTGCACCATCGTGCTGGGCATCGGCTCGGTGCGCAAAGCCGCCACGGTCGGCCGGGTCGGCGGGCTGGCCTTCGCCTACTTCCTGATCATGTCGACCATCGCGCTGGGCATCGGCCTGGTGGTGGGCAACCTGCTCAAGCCGGGCTCGGGAATGCACCTGTCGGAGAAGGCGGCCGGCCAGGGCGCCGCCCTCGCCGAGAAGGCGCATGAGGCCGGCGGCCTGATGGACTTCGTCACCCACATCATCCCGACCACCCTGCTGTCCTCGTTGACCGAGGGAAATGTGTTGCAGGCGTTGTTCGTTGCCCTGCTCGTCGGGTTCGCACTGCAAGCGATGGGCACCGCGGGCGAGCCCATCCTGCGCGGTGTGGAGCACCTGCAGAAGCTGGTGTTCAAGGTGCTCACCATGATCCTGTGGCTGGCCCCGATCGGTGCTTTCGGCGCCATCGCCAACGTGGTGGCCCAGACCGGCTGGAGCGCGGTCACCCAACTGCTGGCGCTGATGCTGGGCTTCTACCTCACCTGCTTCGTGTTCGTGTTCGGCGTGCTGGGCGTGCTGATGCGCGCGGTGTCGGGGGTGTCGATCTTCAAACTGGTGCGCTACCTGGCCCGGGAATACCTGCTGATCTTCTCCACCTCGTCGTCGGAATCCGCTCTGCCGCGGCTGATCGCCAAGATGGAGCACCTGGGCGTGGACCGCAGCACCGTCGGCGTCGTGGTTCCCACCGGATACTCGTTCAACCTGGACGGCACGGCGATCTACCTGACCATGGCCTCGCTGTTCATCGCCGACGCGATGGGGCATCCGCTGTCGCTGGGTGAGCAGCTGTCGCTGTTGGTGTTCATGATCGTCGCCTCCAAGGGTGCCGCGGGCGTCAGCGGCGCCGGGATGGCCACGCTGGCCGGCGGCCTGCAGAGCCACCGGCCCGATCTGCTCGACGGCGTCGGCCTGATCGTCGGTATCGACCGCTTCATGTCCGAGGCGCGCGCCGTCACCAACTTCTCCGGTAACGCCGTCGCCACCGTCCTGGTCGGGTCGTGGACCAAGACCATCGATCGGGCCAGGGTCGACGCCGTGCTGCGTGGTGACGTCCCGTTCGACGAGCTGACCATGGTCGACAGCGACCACGGCGGGCGCGCCGAAGAACCGGCATCGGCGCGCGTCCCGGTGCCGGCGTAG
- a CDS encoding lipid-transfer protein, whose amino-acid sequence MPNRVFVVGVGMTKFEKPGRTEGWDYPDMARESGTKALADAGIDFTEVQQGYVGYCSGDSTSGQRALYELGMTGIPIVNVNNNCSTGSTALYLAAQSIRGGLADCAIALGFEKMQPGSLGGGAQDRESPLGRHVKALAEIDEFGFPVAPWMFGAAGREHMRKYGSTAEHFAKIGYKNHKHSVNNPYAQFQDEYTLDDILAAKMISDPLTKLQCSPTSDGSGAAIVASEAFVDAHGLAGQAVEIVGQAMTTDFASTFDGSAANIIGYDMNVQAAQQVYDQAGLGPADFQVIELHDCFSANELLLYEALGLCGPGEAPALIDNDDTTYGGRWVVNPSGGLISKGHPLGATGLAQCAELTWQLRGTADKRQVDNVSAALQHNIGLGGAAVVTAYQRAER is encoded by the coding sequence ATGCCGAATCGTGTTTTCGTCGTCGGTGTCGGAATGACGAAGTTCGAGAAGCCCGGACGAACCGAGGGCTGGGATTACCCGGACATGGCCCGAGAGTCCGGCACCAAGGCGCTGGCCGACGCCGGCATCGACTTCACCGAGGTGCAGCAGGGCTACGTCGGGTACTGCTCGGGTGACTCCACCTCGGGCCAGCGGGCGCTCTACGAGCTGGGCATGACGGGCATCCCGATCGTCAACGTCAACAACAACTGTTCCACCGGTTCGACGGCGCTCTACCTTGCCGCACAGTCGATTCGAGGCGGTCTGGCCGACTGCGCCATCGCACTGGGCTTCGAGAAGATGCAGCCCGGCTCCCTGGGTGGCGGTGCGCAGGACCGCGAATCCCCGCTGGGCCGGCACGTCAAGGCGCTGGCCGAGATCGACGAGTTCGGTTTTCCGGTGGCGCCCTGGATGTTCGGCGCAGCCGGGCGCGAACACATGCGCAAGTACGGCAGCACCGCAGAACATTTCGCCAAGATCGGCTACAAGAACCACAAGCACTCGGTGAACAACCCGTACGCGCAGTTCCAGGACGAGTACACCCTCGACGACATCCTGGCCGCCAAGATGATCTCCGACCCACTGACCAAGCTGCAGTGCTCCCCCACCTCCGACGGGTCGGGTGCGGCCATCGTGGCCAGCGAGGCGTTCGTCGACGCGCACGGCCTGGCCGGTCAGGCCGTGGAGATCGTCGGGCAGGCGATGACCACCGATTTCGCCTCCACGTTCGACGGCAGCGCGGCCAACATCATCGGCTACGACATGAACGTGCAAGCCGCCCAACAGGTTTACGATCAGGCCGGCCTGGGCCCGGCCGACTTCCAGGTGATCGAGCTGCACGACTGCTTCTCGGCCAACGAGCTGCTGCTGTACGAAGCGCTGGGCCTGTGCGGTCCGGGGGAAGCGCCCGCCCTGATCGACAACGACGACACCACCTACGGCGGGCGGTGGGTGGTCAACCCGTCCGGCGGCCTGATCTCCAAGGGCCACCCGCTGGGCGCGACCGGTCTGGCGCAGTGCGCCGAGCTGACCTGGCAGCTGCGCGGCACCGCGGACAAGCGCCAGGTCGACAACGTCAGCGCGGCCCTGCAGCACAACATCGGCCTCGGTGGCGCGGCGGTGGTCACCGCGTATCAGCGCGCCGAGCGTTAG
- a CDS encoding DUF3060 domain-containing protein, translating into MNPEDDPEARIRALEQPLSDMARASELGADHRAGVGYPPPVQQWPYAANPYPVGYPPAPPSRSGLRPWMLIVPVAVVMMAAAGGAAWVVYQNTASIPGISGGGGFLTEAPPSPESTVAEAPSVVPSQDLPQPGSTVSVSGIGAVKTIACNQNVVVVSGANNRITITGHCASLTVSGFENNVTVDTADAITAAGFDNHIAFHSGAPGITKSGEGNVVEQG; encoded by the coding sequence ATGAACCCAGAGGATGATCCCGAGGCCCGGATCCGGGCGCTGGAACAGCCGCTCAGCGACATGGCCAGGGCGTCCGAACTGGGAGCCGACCACCGCGCCGGCGTGGGTTACCCGCCGCCGGTTCAGCAGTGGCCGTACGCGGCCAATCCGTATCCGGTCGGATACCCGCCCGCGCCGCCGTCCCGTTCGGGTCTGCGTCCGTGGATGCTGATCGTTCCGGTCGCGGTGGTGATGATGGCGGCGGCGGGTGGTGCGGCCTGGGTGGTGTATCAGAACACCGCGTCGATCCCCGGCATCTCCGGCGGCGGTGGCTTTCTCACCGAGGCCCCACCGAGTCCGGAATCGACCGTGGCCGAGGCGCCGTCCGTCGTGCCCTCGCAGGATCTGCCGCAACCCGGCAGCACCGTGAGCGTCTCCGGCATCGGCGCCGTCAAGACCATCGCCTGCAATCAGAACGTGGTGGTGGTCAGTGGGGCCAACAACCGGATCACCATCACCGGGCACTGCGCCAGCCTGACGGTGTCGGGCTTCGAGAACAACGTCACCGTGGACACCGCCGACGCCATCACCGCCGCCGGGTTCGACAACCACATCGCGTTCCACTCGGGCGCCCCGGGCATCACCAAGTCCGGCGAAGGCAACGTGGTCGAGCAGGGTTAA
- a CDS encoding response regulator, with protein sequence MSPIRVLIVEDDPLIAEAHHTYLGRVEGFSVVAVVHTARDAMRVAAEAQPPVDLVLLDLGLPDASGIALASGLSGLAPAPDIIAITSERDLEMVRAAVAHGALAYLLKPFTFAAFRDRMERYRRYRGALPAGTEAASQAEVDRAFAELRVATDKTVTPKGVAPQTTDEIARVVRDSPGGLTADEVAGQVGVSRVTAWRYLERLADDGTVTRSTDYGKAGRPKTRYQWR encoded by the coding sequence GTGAGCCCGATCCGGGTGCTGATCGTCGAGGACGATCCCCTGATCGCCGAGGCACACCACACGTATCTCGGCCGGGTGGAAGGGTTTTCGGTGGTCGCGGTGGTGCACACCGCCCGTGATGCGATGCGCGTCGCGGCCGAGGCGCAACCGCCCGTCGACCTGGTGCTGCTCGATCTCGGGCTGCCCGACGCCAGCGGTATCGCCCTGGCATCCGGGCTGTCGGGGCTGGCGCCGGCGCCCGACATCATCGCGATCACCTCCGAGCGGGATCTGGAAATGGTCCGCGCCGCGGTCGCGCACGGCGCGCTGGCCTATTTGCTCAAACCGTTCACCTTCGCCGCGTTCCGGGACCGGATGGAGCGTTACCGCCGCTACCGCGGCGCGTTGCCCGCCGGTACCGAGGCGGCAAGTCAGGCGGAGGTGGACCGCGCGTTCGCGGAATTGCGGGTTGCCACCGACAAAACGGTCACCCCGAAAGGCGTCGCACCGCAGACCACCGACGAGATCGCGCGGGTGGTGCGGGACAGCCCCGGTGGCCTGACGGCCGACGAGGTCGCCGGTCAGGTCGGTGTCTCCCGGGTGACGGCGTGGCGATACCTGGAGCGGCTGGCCGACGACGGCACCGTCACCCGCAGCACCGACTACGGCAAGGCCGGGCGGCCCAAGACGCGTTATCAGTGGCGCTGA
- a CDS encoding fatty acid--CoA ligase, with translation MYSTMQNWPLTITAILRHACGVNGDRVVTTATGQGGAAEAAASGLSHRSLTYREVGEQAAQLAHALRGLGITGDQRVATFQWNNAEHLVAYLAVPAMGAVLHTLNIRLAPEQIAYIANEAEDRVIIADSSLLPLLAPVLPQLTTVHTVIVVGDGDTSALTGPTVVRYDELLAGRPAEFDWPELDENSAAAMCYTSGTTGNPKGVVYSHRSSYLHALTACTANALDVSSGDVVLPIVPMFHANAWGLPYAALMAGADLAMPDRFLDGSSLIELIESRRPTVAGAVPTIWNDVMHCLERSPGHDISSLRLVACGGSAVPLSLMRTFQERHGVYIQQAWGMTETSPLATVAKPLPGVSEERHWQMRATQGRPMCGVEVRIVDDEGNRLPDDGKAVGELEVRGPWITGGYYLGRDAEKFDSGWLRTGDVGVIDPDGYVTLTDRAKDVIKSGGEWISSVELENHLIAHPAVLEAAVVGVPDERWQERPLAVIVLDEGASAEAAELREFLADKVVRWWLPERWTFIEQVPRTSVGKYDKKTIRARHADGAYEVIIL, from the coding sequence GTGTACTCCACCATGCAGAATTGGCCGCTGACCATCACCGCGATCCTGCGTCACGCCTGCGGCGTCAACGGGGACCGCGTCGTCACCACCGCCACGGGGCAGGGCGGAGCCGCAGAGGCCGCGGCATCAGGGCTGAGTCATCGCAGCCTGACCTACCGTGAGGTCGGCGAACAGGCCGCCCAGCTGGCGCACGCCCTGCGCGGGCTGGGGATCACCGGTGACCAGCGGGTCGCCACATTCCAGTGGAACAACGCCGAGCACCTGGTCGCGTACCTGGCGGTACCCGCGATGGGCGCCGTGCTGCACACGCTCAACATCCGGCTGGCGCCCGAGCAGATCGCCTATATCGCCAACGAGGCCGAGGATCGGGTGATCATCGCCGACTCCTCGCTGCTGCCCCTGCTGGCGCCGGTGCTGCCGCAGCTGACCACCGTGCACACCGTCATCGTGGTCGGCGACGGGGATACCAGCGCGCTGACCGGACCGACGGTGGTGCGCTACGACGAGCTGCTGGCCGGCCGGCCCGCCGAGTTCGACTGGCCCGAGCTCGACGAGAACTCGGCGGCCGCCATGTGTTACACCAGCGGCACCACCGGCAACCCGAAAGGTGTTGTCTACAGCCATCGTTCGAGTTATCTGCACGCGCTGACGGCGTGCACCGCCAACGCACTGGACGTCAGCTCCGGCGACGTGGTGCTGCCCATCGTGCCGATGTTCCACGCCAACGCTTGGGGGCTGCCCTACGCCGCGCTGATGGCCGGCGCCGACCTGGCCATGCCCGACCGGTTCCTGGACGGGTCCTCGCTCATCGAACTGATCGAGTCGCGGCGCCCGACGGTGGCCGGCGCCGTCCCGACCATCTGGAACGACGTCATGCATTGCCTGGAAAGGTCGCCCGGCCACGACATTTCGTCGCTGCGGCTGGTTGCCTGCGGCGGCTCGGCGGTGCCGCTGTCGTTGATGCGGACGTTCCAGGAGCGGCACGGCGTCTACATCCAGCAGGCCTGGGGGATGACCGAGACCTCGCCGCTGGCCACCGTCGCCAAGCCGCTGCCCGGGGTCTCCGAGGAGCGGCACTGGCAGATGCGCGCCACCCAGGGCCGGCCGATGTGCGGGGTCGAGGTCCGCATCGTCGACGACGAGGGCAACCGGCTGCCCGACGACGGCAAGGCCGTCGGTGAGCTGGAGGTGCGCGGCCCGTGGATCACCGGCGGGTACTACCTGGGCCGCGACGCCGAGAAGTTCGACAGCGGCTGGCTGCGCACCGGCGACGTCGGCGTGATCGACCCGGACGGTTATGTCACGCTGACCGACCGGGCCAAGGATGTCATCAAATCCGGCGGAGAGTGGATCTCGTCGGTGGAGCTGGAGAACCACCTGATAGCGCATCCCGCGGTGCTGGAGGCCGCCGTGGTGGGCGTGCCCGACGAGCGCTGGCAGGAACGTCCGCTGGCCGTCATCGTGCTGGACGAAGGCGCCTCGGCGGAGGCCGCCGAGCTGCGCGAGTTCCTGGCGGACAAGGTGGTCCGGTGGTGGCTGCCCGAGCGGTGGACGTTCATCGAGCAGGTCCCGCGCACCAGCGTCGGCAAGTACGACAAGAAGACCATCCGGGCCCGGCACGCCGACGGGGCCTACGAGGTCATCATCCTGTGA
- a CDS encoding amidase, with protein MSSTKMRVGLTSLLVFGVVSAVVSSASGGAGMVATAGAAPESATDARAVTVNTGSFDLNVRSAPSMTSQKIGTVANHSRVVITCYARGAEFVGGPYQLRTDLWNRLDSGGYVTDAMLDTGSNDPVVPPCATEASRPTSARATGRKAQVNPAKDGTDAWAALEKWFFVSGEQFYPAVTATPRDLAGSARSAGWTVVDDPQPRAIVVIPGGQLDAPPAGHIAWVDSTSKRSDGTYLTLTEMAGPGRGPGTWSARTVKAEKGLSFVLLP; from the coding sequence GTGAGTTCGACCAAAATGCGCGTTGGGCTGACCTCGCTGTTGGTTTTCGGTGTTGTCTCGGCCGTCGTCTCAAGCGCATCCGGCGGCGCCGGAATGGTGGCGACGGCCGGCGCCGCGCCGGAATCGGCCACCGACGCCCGCGCCGTCACCGTCAACACCGGCAGCTTCGATCTGAATGTCCGGTCGGCGCCGTCGATGACAAGCCAGAAGATCGGCACCGTTGCCAACCATTCGAGGGTGGTCATCACGTGTTATGCCCGCGGCGCCGAGTTCGTCGGCGGGCCGTATCAGCTGCGCACGGATCTGTGGAACCGGCTGGACAGCGGCGGTTACGTCACCGACGCGATGCTCGACACCGGCTCCAACGACCCGGTCGTCCCGCCGTGTGCCACCGAAGCGTCCCGGCCGACGTCGGCGCGGGCCACCGGGCGTAAGGCGCAGGTGAACCCGGCCAAGGACGGCACCGACGCGTGGGCCGCGCTGGAGAAGTGGTTCTTCGTCTCGGGGGAGCAGTTCTACCCGGCAGTCACCGCCACGCCGCGGGATCTGGCCGGTTCGGCCAGGTCGGCGGGCTGGACGGTGGTGGACGACCCGCAGCCGCGGGCCATCGTGGTGATTCCGGGCGGGCAGCTCGACGCCCCGCCCGCGGGTCACATCGCGTGGGTGGATTCGACGTCGAAGCGCTCGGACGGCACCTACCTGACGCTGACCGAGATGGCCGGCCCGGGGCGCGGTCCGGGCACCTGGTCGGCGCGCACCGTGAAAGCCGAGAAAGGGCTGTCATTCGTGCTGTTGCCGTGA